TTACTGCAAATTTTTAGAATACGATTAATTAAATACAGCATATTAATGATGTTATAAAAAACTAACAAGGAAACATATTATCGTCAGTGTCGAAAAGGCTGTGGGTTTCAGAAGTTTTAGAAAGAAATTTAGTCAATGCCTTTTCAATGTCCCTCTTTTGAGTCGCTGCCTTTTCACGAATAGCTTCATACTCCGTTACTGGTTGTTTGTGAGTCTGCAAAATTTACTAAAATGTAGAAGAAACATTCCAAAAAGTAGATATTAAACAACTATATAGTTACCGGAGTTCGAATGTATGCGTGTGGATCTGGCAGAACCGGAAAATAGCTTGGTATATGAGGAGGATGTGAATTTTTTGTGCCGGCTTGCAAAAGATTCAATTGCTTTTGCTGGGACGCTAGGGGTGGCAGTGGTATAACTTGGCGATTTTCTCGTTTAGCAAATGCTTCAAGGCCTTGTAAGGAAATTCCCATGTTCACTAGGGCTACCACTACATCTCCAAGAACAGGAATTGTTCTGCCTGATAGTTCACAATAACTTCGAGCTGACGTTCCCACTTCTGTGATCACTGAAATCGGAAAAGAATTCATATGGTTTGTTTGGAAAAACCTGTATATCTATCAAAACGTACAACTTTGGATCATTTCAGTCAATGTTTCTAGGCATTCTTTATCGACGCTGTCGAAACCTTTTTCCAAAAGTATTCCAGACACAgccatattcaaaatttttctacgagGGTTTCCATTTGGAGGAGTCACCTCGGGCTTTTCCAtgttattaaacaaaacaatttttacgaCGAAatcttgaaataaaaacaattttattattattgacattcgttgaatgaatgaataagaagtacaggaaaaGTGAAGCCGCTTTTTAATAGTGTGAGTTTTACAGATGCACATGTATTGGTAAAGGGTCGGAGTGCAGATATATTGTTCACTCAAGGGGCGCCATCAGAAATGTAACTGGTCTCGTGAGAGACTTCCGTATAAGTgctatttttcatcataattatatacgaattttaaactgttttattcctcaactaaaaacagactgaaaattgttttaaaattatcaaGATTAGCTGAAACATTGGCGGTCAATGATTCCATCGCCTTGTCATCACCAATAAGAGTGAGTTCGCCCCTAGAAAACTAGCTCGAAATTTGAcagattatatattttttttttttttaattcttttgtgGCTTCACTTACCAACTCTATTCGGAATTTCGCTCATCTGTCAGTAccaaaagaacaaaagaaaatagaaaaaaatatctcctaaactgggtgaagatcaaaacaaaccaaatttttcaaggacgcgcgcaattttaaagaactgtggtccgttcttttattgaacaatgttaactattgttgttatgtcaaaaaaatcgttgtatttgtttttgttagattttgttacaaaatgtcaactttgatttaggaacgactaaatgttacattttgttgatctgtcaaaagaaaaatttttgagattaattttatgaatgaataaacaagaaaaaattaatttcgtactgaaataattctttttaattgaattctaagcaaattgaaacaaaaatatgcattcaataatttcaaatacggaaacaaacaagaaattctcttctcacatcatcccctctcttcaccatttagttgtgtttgacagattaacattgaaactcaagtccaggagctgagttgaaaaaagtaacaaaatgtaactatttgacacttcaacactggatttaggaacgatgttgtgacgtcacgatgttacactttgtaacttttttctcatttaggaacgatgaaagttaactattgttaacaatagttaacattgtcgaataaaagaacgcatcactgttgtttgtaaaaaaaaaactcatacaaatcgatttcaagtgtttttttggtagtaacgttctactataacttaatttagtgtctaaaaatcgaaaaaattacggaatttaaaatatatttctatgctgtattttttgcttttttgttttgttggtttgtttttgctggtttgttttgattttcgccgagtttaaaacgtcaaaatggtAACTGTAAATAGAAAGAGAAGACAAGGACAAATGTTCGAACTTCCCTATAGGTGTGATATACACCCGTTCCTATACTTCAAATTGTTCTTATTCAATGGAatgaatgaatacaaaatttaaaaaaatgttaaatatttttacagcTTCCCTTCaagcatagaggaaggaatacccataaacaaaaaataccaagactggaaactttcgtacgtctttccccccaaaaccataaacaaaaaataccaagactggaaactttcgtacgtctttccccccaaaacccttttgtgttcagtgttgtctgtgaatatatgtgaaagccaccacgttggtaaatgacgttaacacgcacacgtttatagattcacgacattcaccacacatcggacacgaacacaacgataggttcacgacattcaccacacctcgcagcttgtaggcaaacgtcagttgaccaccgagtttccagtcttggtattttttgtttatgggtaaGACGTACGAaaatttccagtcttggtatagtttgtcgatggtggtggctttcacatatattcacagacaacactgaacacaaaagggttttggggggaaagacgtacgaaagtttccagacttagtattttttgtttatgattaaaactttcctcttttcgccgtctaagtTTATACCGCTAGTATAGCTAGATAGAactggaatcatttttttttttcaatttttgtatggaaaagtcaaacgactatAGGGcccaacccttcaagcaagaaaacggagtccagaaaagacagtccgacctccgaccgagaaaagcggggttgcactcacacacttgcaactttttgtgtatgaacacaaagtcgaacgagaatcgtggtgaaaactgagaaaaggaaaaaaaagtagacagacatagccaacaagagcaaaagcgtcattttgttattttttttttaagtgtttagtcgcgtcgtgtctcgtgtctttgttaataaaatataagtataattataaacaattatatcaaactattaacaatatggaaacaaaaaaggtatgttgtatatatcgctcaaaatgtttggattaaagtgatgtgtttctgcttgtgttgtagatgtaatctctaatgatgaagaaaaaggcagaaggtgaaacatgcgattgggcatctaaaaaaacaccaacaacagcagcaacaacaaataaaataaaatgaaaaaaatgtattgtattttatattgtgaaaatttcgtttgccaaaattaaataaaaaataaaacagtttcagtgaaaaaaaaaataaatcttgttctttttttggtcgcaaatgcgatacttcatcccttttttattcctctttctggtaggttttcgctgctccgactcaggtccgccttcggctccattttctcggaatggatattttcaccacaccaatacatatgcaatctcagctccgcctcaggcggagcggattcggaccgaggtcggacctgtttgcttgaagggaagcgacggatcggacggagacggacggattcgacggaagaagtagcccaactttctactttttcatccgtcgtatgctttgacattggttgtcaacaatagatctgttcaattttctgttttagagtacaccggggaatttcagaactaaatgaactgcgctcttttcttctccgattttatgagttgTGAACTTTCAGTATCATTAGtgaattaattgtaataaaagtaacatttaatgatatatctaataaactATATCAactaaatactcaaattctgttgtagagttcaattttaccatgccaaagtcatacctacaactcataatttgttataaaaaattgtttttaactgaagagcaagtacctacatgaaatctagtcgcgcattttattttattaaaaaaaagaacaacaataatagttaaaaatttcttgcatcagaacttccttagtgcacattcagcgataaaatatcgaacacacctcggaatttgaagtgagctatcaaaaacccttcaagcaaacaggtccgacctcggtccgaatccgctccgcctgaggaggagctgagtccgacttcggatcagaaactggtccgaaggcggctcaaattagtatggaaattataatcaccgcgaagtcgattgcctatgtattggtgtggtgaaaatctccattccgagaaaacggagccgaaggcggacctgagccggagcagcgaaaacctaccagaaagaggaataagaaagggatgacatttcgcatttgcgaccaaaaaaagaataagatttatttttttttcactgaaactgttttattttttattttattttggcaaacgaaattttcacaataaatacaattataaaatacaatacattttttttcattttatttcatttgatgctgctgctgttgttggtgtttttttagatacccaatcgcatgtttcaccttctagatttttcttcatcattagagattacatctacaacacaagaagaaacaacattttaacccaaacactttgagcgatatataaaacataccttttttgttttccatattgtttataatttaataaaattgtttataattaataagctaacattatacaaacaacgacacgagacacgacgcgaccaaacacttcaacaaaaaataacaaaatgacgctttggctcttgttggccttgtctttcttttctttttctcatttttcaccacgattctcgttcgactttgtgttcatacacaaaaagttgcaagtgtgtgagtgcaagcctgattttcgcggtctgaggtcggagtttctttgttgaactcagttttcttgcttgaagggaagcaatccgtcgtacgacgtattctatgggtcacccctttctgtcctaaacttcaacttcaggccccagcccatagaatccgttgcgtccgttccgtcgaagtttttgactgacagctcgataaaatacacacgttcttatgggaagcgacccataagcgacggatcggacggagacggacggtttcgacggaagaagttgcccaactttctactttttcatccgtcgtataccatatgtgtggatcagaatcaaaacccattttatccactttttttgatttcgagtaaatcgagaaaaacttgtatctcgtaaacgaaacattttttagtacttttttaaatgcaggattgattcaattaggattccctacagtttaagtccagaaatcgtgatctgagggttttagttttagagtTATACCCAAAACAAATATGGATAGAATGGATTTTGAGAATCACCTCTGAATTTCAGaccaaaatatgaaaatatggcattaaaaaaactcaattaaaaacgagaaaactttatttccttttttttaactacgcctagtttcttgaacaaataaattcaatcctaaataccgaaaatttttttttcaaaaatccgtataaattttcggatattcccatctaatctcatcccaaagataaaatggtttttgaatttcaaatttattttagaaataatattttgaatggatataatggattttgatgcgaataaaattgtttggatataatgggttttgaaacaaaaactcaagtggataaaatgggttttgaaattaacctctaactttgtggtctgatttctatgccaaaaaatttaattagagactcaaacttgggcgcaacgtatgcatttgaataatagaaacaaaacctcatacctaagtcattttttttttaaagtggatataatgggttttgattctgatccacacatatatggtttgacattggttgtcaacaatagatctgttcatttttctgtttgagagtgcacaccggggaatttcagaactaaatgaactgcgttcttttcttctccgattttatgagttgtgaaatttcagtattcattagtgaattaactgtaataaaagtaacatttaactccatattttatttctgaatttaaTTAGATATGTGAATTCACCATGAATAcccttaaaatgttaaaacaaaaatatttaaaccttTTGTTTTAAGGAATATATTATATGAAGAGCTTGTGCAAATTGAAACGTAAAGCCTATAGTACTCAGCTGAATAATAACGACAACATAGAGTACAAATTGCGctagaaagaatttttttttatttttgtaaatttctcactttttgcaaaaaatgacCATTGTGGTTATAACTTAACTCTTAAAAGTTGTTTACATCAGAAAATATCAGAAATTcccttttattttacaaaaaaagagcaacgataattcttaaaaattgtttcagaACTTCCTTAGAGCACATTCAGCGAAAAAAATCGAACACACCtaggaatttgaagtgagctgtcaaaaagcaatccgtcgtacgacgtattctatgggtcacccctttctgtcccaaacttcaacttcaacggatggattgacggaacggacgcaacggattctatgggctggggcctttcaacggatggattgacggaacggacgcaacggattctatgggttggggccttataGCAGTCCATAATAGTAGGTCAATGGACCAGTTGCATCGAATTGTGACTacctcttttttaataaaaaaaaaaaaaacaaaacaaaaccatatctgcaaaaaaaatttaactcaaatttaaccaggtcccagagcccaataaatttttaacagctgaaaatttttaattcacctCAAtgctcaatagtgtcaaaaattttacacggtgttaactatttaacgcaattcacacacggccttaaaaaATCTCTGAGCGCTGAGAGATCTCCCTTGGTGGGACGCACCTATTGATCCACTGACATCACTGACATTTGGTTATCAGTGAATTTTTGTTCAAaggtgaaataattttttaagattcaaaaTTCTCATTGCAAGAtacattttgtagaaaaaaatacattcctTCCTAAAGAATATATAATCGGTGATTATAAACTTCGGACAGTGACCATCACAGTAATTTGGAACAACAGCAAAGAATTGATTCATAACATTGCCGAGCAAGTAGCGGCTTTTAATATTTTACgtattttacatacatattttctttttttattttattttaatagaattaAGACAATTTGACTCAAAGAATGACAAAATACAAGAcacattcaaaacaaaattcgttctccagacatatgtatattttgagATAGCTTACTTGtgacaaaaataaactttaacctTGGCAGTAGGACGTAGGACGTTtctaaccatttttatttttacatacatttttttcttttttccttcaATTATCGCCCGTGCACATTTTAATTAGTTCAATATTTTGTTAGACATCTATAGAGCACCACATCAACATAAACTATTTGAAACGAAATGATTAAACTACGGAACATCGGTAGCCTCGTCAGCATTTCGGGACGGTAATGGTCTTAATGTTATAAATAAtagataatttttatatatttaatgaGTTGCATTTTGTTACTTCAAGTGGGATTTCCACATCATCCCAGCATTTGGCAGATGCTGACTCTTGGCTTAGTAAGTTACTGGTTCGCAGAATTGAACCAACTAAGGAACCCCACAGTCGCATGTTAAGtgataaagaaattatttaCGCATTGCATACGCACAATGTCAGGACCGATTCTATGAAAAGCTATATTGACAACTAGTAAGTGTGAAATGTTGGAACAATTTCTTTCCATTTGA
This DNA window, taken from Episyrphus balteatus chromosome 2, idEpiBalt1.1, whole genome shotgun sequence, encodes the following:
- the LOC129912522 gene encoding transcription initiation factor TFIID subunit 8 isoform X1, translated to MCICKTHTIKKRLHFSYFVVKIVLFNNMEKPEVTPPNGNPRRKILNMAVSGILLEKGFDSVDKECLETLTEMIQSLITEVGTSARSYCELSGRTIPVLGDVVVALVNMGISLQGLEAFAKRENRQVIPLPPLASQQKQLNLLQAGTKNSHPPHIPSYFPVLPDPHAYIRTPTHKQPVTEYEAIREKAATQKRDIEKALTKFLSKTSETHSLFDTDDNMFPLIACKPSFPPYLGALNPTDQVFDFEELEYHYLVANRTEDAPSKDNETESGNEDDGDDNKSEKQEKDPKVETEIKPNSTTNNAILNNPNIDNPYLRAATLPKKPKVEQILPGPNSTLLQ
- the LOC129912522 gene encoding transcription initiation factor TFIID subunit 8 isoform X4; translated protein: MEKPEVTPPNGNPRRKILNMAVSGILLEKGFDSVDKECLETLTEMIQSLITEVGTSARSYCELSGRTIPVLGDVVVALVNMGISLQGLEAFAKRENRQVIPLPPLASQQKQLNLLQAGTKNSHPPHIPSYFPVLPDPHAYIRTPTHKQPVTEYEAIREKAATQKRDIEKALTKFLSKTSETHSLFDTDDNMFPLIACKPSFPPYLGALNPTDQVFDFEELEYHYLVANRTEDAPSKDNETESGNEDDGDDNKSEKQEKDPKVETEIKPNSTTNNAILNNPNIDNPYLRAATLPKKPKVEQILPGPNSTLLQ
- the LOC129912522 gene encoding transcription initiation factor TFIID subunit 8 isoform X3 codes for the protein MSIIIKLFLFQDFVVKIVLFNNMEKPEVTPPNGNPRRKILNMAVSGILLEKGFDSVDKECLETLTEMIQSLITEVGTSARSYCELSGRTIPVLGDVVVALVNMGISLQGLEAFAKRENRQVIPLPPLASQQKQLNLLQAGTKNSHPPHIPSYFPVLPDPHAYIRTPTHKQPVTEYEAIREKAATQKRDIEKALTKFLSKTSETHSLFDTDDNMFPLIACKPSFPPYLGALNPTDQVFDFEELEYHYLVANRTEDAPSKDNETESGNEDDGDDNKSEKQEKDPKVETEIKPNSTTNNAILNNPNIDNPYLRAATLPKKPKVEQILPGPNSTLLQ
- the LOC129912522 gene encoding transcription initiation factor TFIID subunit 8 isoform X2, translating into MCICKTHTIKKRLHFSYFVVKIVLFNNMEKPEVTPPNGNPRRKILNMAVSGILLEKGFDSVDKECLETLTEMIQSLITEVGTSARSYCELSGRTIPVLGDVVVALVNMGISLQGLEAFAKRENRQVIPLPPLASQQKQLNLLQAGTKNSHPPHIPSYFPVLPDPHAYIRTPTHKQPVTEYEAIREKAATQKRDIEKALTKFLSKTSETHSLFDTDDNMFPLIACKPSFPPYLGALNPTDQVFDFEELEYHYLVANRTEDAPNNETESGNEDDGDDNKSEKQEKDPKVETEIKPNSTTNNAILNNPNIDNPYLRAATLPKKPKVEQILPGPNSTLLQ